From the Pseudorasbora parva isolate DD20220531a chromosome 2, ASM2467924v1, whole genome shotgun sequence genome, the window TTACTGTACAAACAGGAACCAGAGATAATTCATTGTTAATGccgttttttttattgcatcTTCTATCAGGAGCGCAGTAGTAGTGGTGCCTCTCTTGGTAACTATGAGGCTTACAAACCCTCCACTGGAGCCATGGGAGACCGTATGTCTGCCCTGAAACAAgcttttcaggtaaaaaaaaaacaattaattatCTATTCATTAGTGTTATTTTCTTTGCCCCCTCTCTGTTAAGGTTTTTAGTATAGATATAGTTGGATGTCATAATCTATTGAGTTTATTAAACATGCTCTTGTTTTCTCTCAGGCTCAGTATAAAAACCACTTTGTGGCAGCATCTGGTGTTCCTCCTAAACTTACCACAAAGTCCAGCAGCTCCTCTGGGTGGACCAGTGCAGGAAGTCTAAGTTCTTTGCCTTCAGGAGCACCTGAGGGGCCTGACAGACCCCACCTGTCCTActctccatcatcatcatcatcatcatcatcatcctcctcctcctcctcatttcCCTCCATGCCGCCACCCCCCGCCCTCAGCTCAGGCACCAAAATGAGCGGCTTCAGTAGTGCGGGCTCCCTGAGTTCGGTTTCAGACTCTTACTCTAGCTCTTCTTCAAAAGAGGGGTCTCGTAGCGATAGGAATGCTGACGACAGGGGTCGTCATGGAGAAAGtcattatcgtcatggtgacaGGCATAGTGGTGGAGACCGTGATCACTACAGGGAAAGAGACCGCTATAGTGACAGAGAACGTCATGGCGATAGCCGAAATGGTGAAGGGAGCCATAGGGACAGAGAGGGACGGTCAGAACGAGATGGGGGTGAGAGGTCAGGGACTAATAAAGACAGCTTTGCAGTTCCTGATCCCCCCAAACGAAAGAAAAGTAGATGGGACAATTAAAGTGTATAGGATAGAAGCAGTCAACTGTTCTTAGATCAGAACACACAGCTGACCCAGTCTCCCCAGCAGTGTCTTTATttgtatgttgttgtttttaagcTGTTTGAGACATTTAGAGCTGTGAATTGGCAGGATGAATAACCAAATGCATCTTGAGCCCAAGTGTTGTGTTAAAGTAGATACCTGTTCAATGGCACGGAAGTCGTTTAGAAGAGACTAtagggtgaattttttttgaatCTGGCTGTGTAACaggaaaaataatctgatttcaaatagttgaatacttttttttattactgtaCTATTAATGTAACTATTGTGAACTATATATTTTCTTTAAGATTCTTCAACATGTTTAAATGTGTGCTATGTCATGTTTCaaacaccaacatttttttaagttgttaATGTCCATTAATGAGCTTGTCTTTTGTTCATACctgttaatattttaaattgtttttttgttgttgttgtttttagtaGACTGTTTAGATTGTCTTTTAGTGCTGACCAGCATATAGCAAGAAGGAATAAATTCTCTGATCAACCTAATCATAACAGTTGTAATGGGGAGAAAACATGTAAGTGAATCTAATAAAATCAATGATAAGATCTTTAATTCCTTTGGTTCTGAATTAAATCACTCCATTTCAGTCCCTGTGAAGATTGCTGTCGATGTGAGGGAAGAACATTTGTTACATTCTAAACCTGACTATAAACATACTAAACTTTATTATTTTGGATACTTAAGTGTATAATTCTGTCTGTGGCCATGATTCTGAATTAATAAAAAAGGAAGACACAAAAAGACTTGAGGTTGTTTGTGTTTCAGATAATTGATCTGTCATTTTGATGTTTTCGCTACTAATAATTATGCTGCCGTCGCATGCTATCGGAAATATCCTtcttcccacttctgaagtcgtaaTTACGAGCTCATTGGATTAAAAAATTTGACTTGAGAGAGCGTTCATGTCCAACTTTTTAACTAGGAAACGATAATTATGATAGCACGATAGCACGAAGAATCAATGACTTTCACCAGGCTGTGAAATGTTAAGTAAATTGGCAAAAAATTATTCTTGGCTGTGTCCAAAAACCTAGGGAGCTGACTCATTGCCTCGCTATCTTATCAGgcaatggcttgtaaggcagcATTTTGTGCATGAACTCACCTCACGAATCTAATTctggacagacttctaaggcagtgtaacagtttcaTGATCAACAGCCAAATAGAGCGAGCTTTGTTGAGAAACTAAACACATTgcaattactacattagtaatttctcatTAGAAATGATTGTAGCACCTTAGTGTGTTATTGAATCAAGCTTCGCAATAATGGGGTTTTGGCAGGTTGGGTTTGGCTTGGTATTTGTTCTTGCTCTTGGAATTTCTGAAGTGCGATGGAGAGCAAGAGCAGCAACTAATCCGAGTCCAAGCAAGTTTAGGTCTAGGGCATTAGCTCAAGCTTCTCAACAGGCTGATTCCAGGAAGCCTTTGGTTCCCAGTAATACTGTATTTGCACCACAAAGGTTTCCTGTGCAGACTCCAGTCAGGACTGACTTTAGAAGGCCTTCTCAAGATATTGTGGGTGTTCAATCAAAAGAGCTGTTGCATACTCACCAGATGTTTTGACACGTAGAGCTTTCGGAATAAGTGGGCTCTTGATTACTTTCAAGAAAAGACATaagataataatataataataataataatcaaaataataatatattgaaatataaagtTAGTAATGTTGTAATGATCTGACATAACAGGCCTAATAATTCACAAATACTGATATGCAAACTAGCTGCAGCTAGCAATTTTGGTGTGATTACTGAAGGTAAAATGGCTGGTGCACATGTAGCATGTGTGAGCAGTActctgctaaaaaaaaaagaccagaCCACATTGCACATCTAAAAGTATGTAAATAGGCCACTCACCATTTCTGCGGTGTAACAATACCATGCAcaactttttcttcttctttacaTGTTTTATGATGGTTGGAAGACCAGCTTAGATGGTGCATTTACCACCGCCAACTGGACCGGAGTGTGAAGCATTCACAATGAGCTCACGCTTTACacacatgctgagggtcacagtatGAGGATCAGATGAACTCACCTTGAGGTCACGCTTTACacacatgctgagggtcacagtatGAGGATCAGATGAACTCACCTTGAGCTCACGCTTTACacacatgctgagggtcacagtatGAGGATCAGATGAACTCACCTTGAGGTCACGCTTTACacacatgctgagggtcacagtatGAGGATCAGATGAACTCACCTTGAGGTCACGCTTTACACACATGCTGAGGATCACAGTATGAGGATCAGATGAACTCACCTTGAGCTCACGCTTTACACACATGCTGAGGATCACAGTATGAGGATCAGATGAACTCACCTTGAGCTCACGCTTTACACACATGCTGAGGATCACAGTATGAGGATCAGATGAACTCACATTGAGCTCACGCTTTACacacatgctgagggtcacagtatGAGGATCAGATGAACTCACCTTGAGGTCACGCTTTACacacatgctgagggtcacagtatGAGGATCAGATGAACTCACCTTGAGCTCACGCTTTACacacatgctgagggtcacagtatGAGGATCAGATGAACTCACCTTGAGCTCACGCTTTACACACATGCTGAGGATCACAGTATGAGGATCAGATGAACTCACCTTGAGGTCACGCTTTACacacatgctgagggtcacagtatGAGGATCAGATGAACTCACCTTGAGGTCACGCTTTACACACATGCTGAGGATCACAGTATGAGGATCAGATGAACTCACCTTGAGCTCACGCTTTACACACATGCTGAGGATCACAGTATGAGGATCAGATGAACTCACCTTGAGCTCACGCTTTACACACATGCTGAGGATCACAGTATGAGGATCAGATGAACTCACATTGAGCTCACGCTTTACacacatgctgagggtcacagtatGAGGATCAGATGAACTCACCTTGAGGTCACGCTTTACacacatgctgagggtcacagtatGAGGATCAGATGAACTCACCTTGAGCTCACGCTTTACacacatgctgagggtcacagtatGAGGATCAGATGAACTCACCTTGAGCTCACGCTTTACACACATGCTGAGGATCACAGTATGAGGATCAGATGAACTCACCTTGAGGTCACGCTTTACacacatgctgagggtcacagtatGAGGATCAGATGAACTCACGTTGAGGTCACGCTTTACacacatgctgagggtcacagtatGAGGATCAGATGAACTCACCTTGAGCTCACGCTTTACacacatgctgagggtcacagtatGAGGATCAGATGAACTCACCTTGAGCTCACGTTTTACACACATGCTGACGATCACAGTATGAGGATTGTGTGATGTCACTGTGATCATCGCATGATCTCACGTGTTGACTGGGATCTTGTCTCTCCAGCTGCAGTGTCCCCTCTTATTAGAGTGAACATTGTCTAAGGTAAGGATATTAACTTGGCTTCACTTCTGCTTCCCTCATCTGCAGTTGACAGAAAAATGGTAGAACGTGGTGACGTGGCAGTGCTTCTCATAATTTACGATCCCAGATAACCAGAATAGTTAATTCGGCGATTTCGCCATCGCATTCAGCTTTACATAGCCGTATTGGGCCAGGTTCCTGATCGGAGGGAAGATTTAGATCTGAATTAGCTTTAATGGCTGACTCTAACCAAAGGTACAGGAGAAACTTGTTTTACGAATATCACAAACCTTCTCAGCCAATCTACTTCTCTCGCTCTACAACTCCAGTCTAGTCCGGTCCGTTACCGTCACGGAATTGCTCGTTCGCCATTTCGgtggtttaataataatatatacacatttttttaaaaactggcACGTTCCATTCGCAGCGCTCATCATCATGACATCAAAGCAGGTTAGTCAAATGCAAGGCCGTCTAAGGAGCTGAACACATTAAGATTGTTTATACTTCGCTGGCTCCGCAGCGTGAGCCTCCGCGACctctcctccccaaacggacgagacGTTTATACTTGACGCGCTCGCCATCGTGCTATTCTTAAAACGACAGAGGGTGAATCAGAGTACTTGTCTATCATCTTGTTCTACCATCAGGAAACGTCGAGAAGAGTGGGCTAAGGTACACAGGTGATGACAATTATTTAGTTATacttgatattattacttgtgacatgaacaaaatatgtaagaaactaaaaaaaaattaataaaaaaaaattaataaataaataaaaaatttaaataaatactgctTCACTCCGCGGTGACCCCTTTCCATTGAATATAAACCATGCTTAGGTTcctaaacagagcagtaaatgCTACACGCAGTCAATTAGCAATGCTTTCCTTGTGCTATTTTAACGAATCCGTTCGTCTTTTCTTAAAGAAATTGACCACATCTGCAGTTTGCAAGTTCCTCGCCCGAATTGGTCTGCTCTCGCTCTACGAGATTTACCCCATAGCCGTCGCTAGCACGATCTGGGGCCATTCATAGTCTCGTACACGCATCTTGGGATTGTTGCCTAGCAAcgagggggagaggacgctggcgttgtctgttcgccgcttttCCACCCGATTTTAGTTTATATACGTTgattataaactttattttaattttattttttgtcagtaACTAGTACATTCAGTCAGTGCTAATTTTGGGACATATTGCTTGGCTCTTATCGTCTCGGATAACTCTTCTCGGCTGTTGACAGTTGGCTGTTGACAGTTAGCAGTTTGAATGGACTCCCTCATGACAGGAGAGGACTTTTATACATCTAAAACTTTTTTTGTACGGATTTTTACGTTTTTTCTCCTAATTTCAAAGACTTTTACTCACCCCTGCTATCTCTTCTAACATCGGCTGTTTGCTGGAATTGCTGGGAGTTGCCGCATACACTCTGCTATGGTATGGACCATCATCTCGCTGTGCCTGACAGTGTTCCAGCTCTGTGTTTCTATAATGCATAGCGCTAGTCAAAACCTTCCAGCGGCCGTCATGAAGCTTAaatattccatcccacagctgcTAAATTTCAACGACCGCACATTTCCGGCGTGCATCGCGGTCATTAAGgaacttggacttctgcgcagaCGGCGTTACATCCATAGAGTCTCTCGTCGTGGGCTAGTTTATCATCAGCCTGAAAACTCTGCATCAGCCATACCATCCATCTGGACCTCCGTCGCACATCTGCCGCGTCATCACAACAGTTTTGCTCTCCGTTTTGGTAACACGGGAATCACTGCGAGATCTCACCAATCTAAACTGGATTGCACGGGAAACACCGCAAGATCTTTTAGCACAGCGCATGACAGAAAACGTGGAGTGGATTTTAGTGTTTTACGGCCAATAACGAGATTCACCACCCCATCAACgctcaaaatagaactttttaatgcacaatccCTCACAAATAAGTCATCTTTCATCCAAGACCACATCATTGATAAGAGATTAGACCTTATGTGCTT encodes:
- the LOC137048955 gene encoding ATP-dependent RNA helicase DDX42-like codes for the protein SERNKVIADFKKKNLPVLVATDVAARGLDIPSIRTVVNYDVARDIDTHTHRIGRTGRAGEKGVAYTLLTTKDTSFAGDLVRNLEGANQSVSKDLMDLAMQNPWFRKSRFKGGKGKKLNIGGGGLGYRERPGLGSESTERSSSGASLGNYEAYKPSTGAMGDRMSALKQAFQAQYKNHFVAASGVPPKLTTKSSSSSGWTSAGSLSSLPSGAPEGPDRPHLSYSPSSSSSSSSSSSSSSFPSMPPPPALSSGTKMSGFSSAGSLSSVSDSYSSSSSKEGSRSDRNADDRGRHGESHYRHGDRHSGGDRDHYRERDRYSDRERHGDSRNGEGSHRDREGRSERDGGERSGTNKDSFAVPDPPKRKKSRWDN